Below is a window of Ahaetulla prasina isolate Xishuangbanna chromosome 1, ASM2864084v1, whole genome shotgun sequence DNA.
CATTTGCAATATTAATAAAGATCTCCATAAAACTTTGTATATCTTAATGTCTATTTGTTCCAGCAAAAAATTGGAATAGCAAAATTTGAATGTCAAAGGCTACCAATACTTTTGTTCACATATAGTTCTCAGAAGTATGAATGAGACAGATCCACATGACAATGCAGTTTCTTGTTGCTCCCTAATAACAATCCTAATATTATTGTCTTAATTATTGTATTATTGTCCTAATAGTATTGCAAGGACTTTACTGGCCTGCATTTAGAATCTCCGTGGCATTTTCAGCTTCAGATGGTGTCTCTTCAGTGGTAGAAGCCAATTCCCCAACTTCTCCTTCAGGAAAGCACAGAAGCAAACaggtcatttcatttcatttcatttcatttatttgatttttataccgcccttctcccgaaggactcagggcggtgtacaggcaaataaaaacagacaagacaataatctataaaatgcaaaattaaaaaaatatagaaattaaaaccccgtttaaaattaataataaaactatacaatccataaaatttaagccagccccgcgcgaataaaaagatgcgtcttcagttcgcggcgaaaggtccgaaggtcgggtatttggcgtaaacccgggggaagttcgttccagagtgtgggagcccccacagagaaggaccttcccctgggggccgccagccgacattgcttggcggacggcaccctgagaagtccctctctgtgagagcgtacgggtcggtgggaggcatatggtaacagtaggcggtcccgtaagtacccaggccctaacccAGGTCAGAGCGTACACTGTGAGATACAACCTGTTTTATGTAAAAGGTGTACAGGAATAGAAACTGAACATGTTCCCCCAGCAGTTTTCTTATCATTTTCATGACTACAATCTGCTCCCACATATGGAAGGGCTAAAAGCTTTCTTTTGAACTTCACAGTAGACTTTTAGCTGATGGCCTCAATATAGCTGGTGTATCAAACAATTGAGTAAAGGTATAGTGGAAATGGTTGCAATTAATAATGGATCCACTGATTCTTCAAGACTGTCATTAAATCTTGCTTCACTGCAAGAGACAATCCAGTTCCAAAATTGTCTTCATTTTATTATATCAAGGAAATGGAGGAAGAGGTGTTTCTCAACATTCAAGGGCAAAGAATGGGAGAGGGATCACAGCCAAAAGGATTTTCCTCATTCTCAGATTTCACATTAGTTCTCATAGGATGTCTAAAAAGACCATTTCtaaaaactcaacaaatttcCATATGGTCCAAATAAGATAGCAATAGAGCATGCCCATAGACTGATATGAATGAATGAGTAACTCTGAAATGTTAAAGCAGAGTTTATGGAAATATTGCAGCCCAGAAAATTAGAACATACCAGGACAGTACTGCAGTTCACAAGTTCTTGATTCTGTGGCTGTGCATGCATAACCACAAGATCGGGTTCTCTTCTGATGGCCATTGCTACAGGTTACACTGCAGGAAGACCAAGGACTCCAGTCCTCTTCATCTTCATAATCTGGAGccagcaacaacaacaagaaaataaaacaaaattcatgAAGATTCAACAAAGTCTGGTGAAGAACAAAGTTAGAATCCTTCCACAAGATACACAGAAGCCAGTGTGAGCTATACTTCTGTCATGAAGTTTTAGTTTCCCCCCAGGGTTCTTAATTGTGAGATCATGCTCTCATTTGCAAATAATGCTACATTTTATTAGATATTTTTTCTGAGGAACAAAAGGGGGAGTTCCGCTCCCAGAAGTTCCATCCATTGATCAAAATCTGCCTCAGAATTCTCAACTTGCTGTCCAATATAAACTATGCCTCCTAGATGTGCTTGGACTGCAATATCCAGAATTTCCAGTCATTGACTATGCTGATTGGAATTCTGGCAGTAGCAATCCCAACATATCTGATTGGGAAAGCTGTTCGTAGTATACAATATAAAGGGAAGTGTAAATTTCATGCCAGtaatgaatgaaaaataacaaGCTCATTCTATACACAGTGAGATCATATAAAATGAACTGTTCACCAGCTATTGTTCTTTGTCCCttaatggaaggagatcagatcagatcagatttaTTAAGAGCAAAAAAGGTAGACTCACCATAGTTGTATTTCTCTTTTAAGATCCAATTCTTTCGATTAGGCCACCTCTGATGCCAATTTCCCCCCACTCCACTCAGTACTATTTCTTCTTCATCATACTCCGATGTataatcttcctcttcctcctcctcttcttcatccctGCTCTTTATGTTCAAATTGTCATCACCATCCTCTATGGGATCTGTGTATTCCCAGAAAAGAGGCCAAAAGAGGTCTTTATGAGATAACCAGTCAGAGGAAGACAGGGACCAGTCATTGCTAGTCTCCTTCAGCAAGTCCATCTCCATCTCTGCTTGAGGATCATTCACCACCTCAATGGTCACCTGGAAGTCAAGGCATTGAATCAGACTGTTTTGGAAGCATCAGCACTAAATTGAAAGGTAAGCAGCACATTTTACCTTCAACTAACTACAGTCTTTCACATCTTACCTTTCTTGTCCgaaaaaaaattgtccttgtaATTCTTTCTCTCTGCTTTCTCAACTATTCTTCACACTCACTTATTCTCTTTCCAACtgaattaattttcaaactctatttgcctattttccatttctatttaatTGTAATTATTTGAGAGATGGGGGAAgagtgcaatggctcagtggttaaagaagctgaacttgtcagctggaaagctaatagcccaggttcaagacctgagcaccacaagacagagtgagctcctgtccttgcccTAGCtactgcccatctagcagtttgaaagcatgcaaatgtgaatagataaattggtaccacttcagtgcacctcggcatatagtcatgctggccacatgaccatggtaatgactttggacaacactggctccctcggctaagaaatggagatgaataccacccctcagagtcagacacaactggacagggaaaacctttacctttatttgagAGGTATAAATTATGGATTGTGTGAATGTGCTAaagtttctttccctctttttcatAACTTTTGAATCTGGAATCATTCAATAAAGCTCCAAGgtgaaaagttcagagaagacagATACCTGCAAATTGCATAGTTAACAAAGGTATCTTATTATGAAGGTAATGATAGACACAATCACTTTGGCTTTAAAAGGAGGGGCAAGCATATTCATGGGAAATAAGGCTATCCATGGTTACAAATCACAATAACTATGAATTATCCTCAGTATTATAGGCAGGCAGCATAAAGATAGGCATCTGGCTAACTACTGTGAAAATAACATGATGAGCTACATAAGCTTTAGATGCGAACTAGCATAGTTCTTCAAATAATATATcaaataataatcaaataataTAAGTAACAAATAAAATAGAGCAAATTATTTGAAAGAGTTCCTTTGGAATACGCAGGACTGTATATAAAGCATCTTGTCTTGAActctaaaagaaagagaaataattgCTTTAAGCATTTGACAGAGGTTGCTTTGAATATGTTCCCATGCACTGAGACCTTCCTTTCAAGAACCTTGCAGAGCCCTAATACTTAAAACTGTTCTCAGCCATCAGTATTTAATAATGATAAATATATCTATCACCATTTTAGAATGAGTTAGAAGAACTAAACATATTTCATCAGTAAATTTTGCCTATTCCACAAAATGAACataaatttgggcaaactctgaaAGACAGTGGAGAATAGGGAGCCTGGTGTGCTGTAGTCTATGGGGTTGTGAAGACTCAgacacaacttagcaactgaacaacaacaatttCAAAGTTATAATGCTCTTATGTGCAATGTCAGGTAATGAATGGTTTTAGAGTAGACTTTCAGAGCCATAGGGTAGTAAAAAAGGGGCAGACACAGaaagttatttaattaaaaatggaatCATGATAGTTCTTATCATATTCTATAACTGGTACAATATTCAACCTCTACTATATGTtacacagaaaataaaataatttgtgcCTTTAAGTCAGTCTGGACACCTAGTAGCTACATGGACAAGTCAaggtggttttcttggcaacattttttggAAGTGGTCTGCCCATGATTTCTTCATAGGGCTTAGAAGGAATCTTCTTCGAGCATTTTTTTCACAACTACAAGATCTGCTTCCATTTTTTGGATCAACCAAGTGTTGATGCATTGATAGTAGCAACAATTGACCAGCCAACTGGTTTGTCACGCTAGCCTAATGTGAGAGAGCGACTGGCTCTATGTAATACTACACTATTCTATGTATGGCTCCAACATTCATGCAATTAATATCAATCTCATAgttttcaatttaattttaacatttctgttgtggcacagtggttagaatgcagtattgcaggctaattctgctttctgccaattgccagcagttcaacagttcaaatctcaccatctcaaggttgactcagccttccatccttccaagtttgataaaatgaggaccagattgttgggggcaatatgctgactctgtcaaccacttagagagagctgtaaaagcaccgtgaagtggtatataggtctaagtactattgttatTATTCCTTTATTGAAATATTCTCAAGTTTCTTAAAGACCATAGTAAAAatttgatctgaaaaaaaaaagtcaataaatgaaattatatattttctagTCATTCTTTCTTTGGGTATATTAGAAACAACTTTGCTATTCCCTGTGAAAACCACTGGATTATTTTAGGGCAGTTAACAGTTCTCGTGCTTGCTCACCTCTATAGAAttaatgggaagaaaaaaaatcaagcttgtggaaaagagggagggagagggggagagagagagagagagagagagagaaagagagagagaatgcaaagGATTCTTCCACACTTTTGATTCACCTGTGGCTAGACTAGCAAAAATAGCTTAAGCAAGTCATGGGTCTACCTGAATGTTTGGATTCTGGGCATTCAGATCCACATTGGCTAAGCCTGTCAGGCTTTGTAAGTCCAGCACAAAAGGTGTTTTCTCTTCTGGGAGTATTTCTGCAGGTTGGAGTGATGCCAACTGGTTCCTTGAAGCCTGTTGTAATGGCCAATGATGTTTGTGTTGATCTGGTATCACCTGTCCATTCAGCCTCAAGTTCTGCATCCTGTGTGACTGTGGCATTTCTTCTTTGAATGAAGGGACATCAGGTGATGTGGCAATCTGAAATGGAAGTTAGTTATAGTCTTATTGCCTGGTGAAGATCCAGCATTCACTTATCCAGGCAGACATGTTATACTACAACTCTCATGATGCTCAAGCCCTTCCCTTGCAAACTTCCATATAAGACAAGATAGAGCAGGCTCCGATGATAGTCACTCAAGGAGAACTATATTCTCTAAGCTTTACTGTTGGAAAAACCTTGTCCTATAATGTCACCAATTACACGTTCAGACCATGATGAAATTAGGAGCATGTTTTTTGTAGAAAGTCTGTGCGAGCAAATTGACTCACTAGTTACttgctataaaaaaataaaagtatcgTAATCATAAATAGCAATCACATCCCAACTAACTGTCTGTTTCCTGGCTGTCAGTGGTCTCTCATTAAAATAacacaaaatgtttaaaaatttcagAATGGCAAAGAAATCAGGGCAATGAAAATAAGTTAATTCTGAGCTCCTGATACACAAACAGTTGATGCATGGCTTTGTATACTTTAGATTTTGCAGCATTATACAAGATGGAATTCAACTCactggaacattttttttccagttctacgATTACAAATGAAAAAATATGGGTGTTGGCTATGGGTTGGAAAATTAATTGATATAAACACTCCTAAGAACGTAGTTTGGGAATGATTTACAACCTAACAGACACCATAGTGATTTTTACCAATGATCTTTTGGCACCAGTCTTCCAAAGTTTGGAGTTTTCCACATGTATTGGACTACAACTCCTGAAGCACCATTGCCACAATGTGGAAGTCTGTCCCAACTTTTCTTTGAAAGACTACTTCTGCAGGCCCACCATGACTCACTGCAAGGAGCTATTTCCCAACATTCAGCTTGAGTTCCCCAAGTCTTGTTCTCTGTATGCCACTTCCTTTCACTGCAGGAGCCCAGAATTTAGCTGCAGGATTAGAGAAACCAGGGATGCTCCTCCTTCCTCCATATGGGATACCAAGAGGCTCTATTACCTGCAATTAGGACTTGATGGCTTTTGAAAGACTCTTCCCCTTCACTACTTTCATCTTGATCACTGGAGCACTTCAAAGGAGCTGGAGCTGCTTGGGACTCACATGAGCGCACATATAAGGCATCATAGATGGATTTACAAGGGTTGCACATCAAAGCCCTGGAGCCTGTCTTCCTCTCCCACAGTGAAAATGAGAGAAAACAGCAGGAAGATTGCTGTTTTTATTAAGGACTGGGACCAACCCTGGCAAAAGGGCTTGTGGTAATATTTCTGATCCCCAAAGAAAGCTTCAGCTATAAGACTAAAGGAAGTGTGATTGCTCAATTTGGCAGAGATTCTCATACTCTTCTAATCAAGGCTTAAGAAGAGCTTCAAGGCGGGACAATgggattttttggggtctaattACCAGATAAGACTCACAAAGAACAGGAGAAAAGCACAGGTTTTGACCATTAAAACAGCAAATGAAGAAGAGACAAACTGTTATTTCTTTCAAGTCCATTGCTCCAGCAAAATCAATGCTCCACCCAGCTCCTTTTAAGTTTAGTGAAATTGGGAGACCtaataataatacttttattTCTGTCAGCCCTGAGACCAGGTTCTTCAGACAGGGAACACTAAATCTCACATACCAAAATCAAAGAAGAAGTTCCAACTGTTTGGTTCTGTTTATTTGGGTGGTTGGACTCTTATCATCTCTCTCCCTGACAAGCAACAGTGATCAAGATCTGTGTCTCATCTGGTGCAAAGCTCTTTAGAAAATAGATTACTTATTAGGAAATATCAACAAAAAAAGCCCCTTCCCTTAACTCAGGGATGGGTACCCTGCAGACCCCAAATTTCTTTTTTGTGATCCCTCTCCTATGACTTTAATTACAGGGACAGGAAATGCATGAAAAGTTTTGTGTAAGTACTAAATTAACTTAAATAGGTTTAAAATGTCCAAAGCAAGACCTCAACTTTCCCTTCAAAATCAGGAAAAGAAAAGCAACCATCTCAGCTCAGCCCGTGTATATCTTTACCCGATTCCACTTCAGTTCTTGGGCTCTTCTCAAAAGCTCAGCTGAGACTTCCTTGCATTGTTCCAGTTCTTTCCCTTCCGATTTGGGGAAATCTAACCTTTTTGTTGGTTTCTTTAATTgtggaaataaattatttctaatcttctcatttttatttcattttcctaagaGAATCTCATATTGATAGTACATTAACTTGAATGCAAGAAAGAATGAATGTGGTCCTTggttattgtaaaataaaatgaatcctTTTcacaatatatattaaaatgtttataaaGAAAAACTAAAATGAGAGCTTGATACTTGATTAAAATCATCAGAATAAATTCCTCATAGAATGAAGTTCTTAATAAAGATTGTCTTCTTCCCATTCTATCATGTAGGTACAAGAAAGTCCAAATAAGATGCGCATAAACCATGTGTTGAACTTAGTCAGATCCAGCATTCCTAGGAATGGGTGTAATTGGTATATTAACTTGAACTGTATATGGACATTACTGAAAACTGGTTAGCCTAATTCAGGATTTAACCCAGAAGGATGATCAAATGCAAACTTGAGTTTCCAAGAGGAAAGCTCTATCCAACAACAGGATGCTGGTTTACCCAAAATAGATAAAGGTTTCCTtgagccaaatccaaatcctgatGACTAAATGGACATCTCCATGCAGTTTACTTGGCAACAGGGTGAAAATGCTTCCAAAAACTATTTCTTTCTTCTGATATGTTTGTGTTGACTGTTGCTTTAGCCTATAGCCTCTGGATTTGCTATGATCCGAACCACAAATTCCAAAACGACTTCCTCTAGAAGTTGCACAATTGAGAGACTTTACCATGTTTAAATTAGTTAAGGAACTTATTTGAAATACAACAGAATATTATAATAGacaggcagttgctaaatgagacccTAATGTAGAAATTTTAATATAAACCTGCATATATAAATTCATTCATTCCTGAGGGATTGGGAGTAAATTAAAAAGGtataaacagactcaagctcaatccctccaagacggagtggctgtggatgccggcaccccggtacagtcagctgcatccgcagctgtctgttgggggcgaattagtggccccaatggaaagggtgcgcaacttgggtgttctcctggatggacggctgtcgtttgaagatcatctggcggccatctccaggagagctttttaccaggtgcgcttggtccgccagttgcgccccttccttgaccgggatgccttatgcacagtcactcatgctctggttacgtctcggttggattactgcaatgctctctacatggggctgcccttgaggtgcacccggaggctgcagttagtccagaatgcggctgcgcgagtagtaacgggagccgctcgtggctcccacgtaacaccactgctccgtagtctgcactggcttcctgtgatctttcgggtgtgcttcaagattttggttaccacctttaaagcgctccatagcttaggacccggtacttacgagaccacctgctgttaccctatgcctcccaccgacccgtacgctctcatagagaggatctcctcagggtgccgtccgccaaacagtgtcggctggcggcccccaggagtagggccttctctgtgggagcattgacggtctggaatgaactcccccctggcctacgtcaagtgcctgatcttcggaccttccgtcgtgagctaaaaacatacttatttattcaagcgggactggcataatagtttgattttaaattgggattttgttaatatttttaaatattttaaatttaattttaattatcagccgatttcgtaattttgctatgttttaatttgtttttaactgtacatattttgtattttatttctggctgtattccctgagtccttcgggagaagggcggtataaaaatgtaataaataaataaataaaataatataaaaacacaACTTAAGTTCTGTCTGAACAATTTTTGGCTGATCACCAGTGAGCAGAGGTACCCTCCAGATAAGTTGAGACTCTGCCCCCTTTTACTCTAGTACAAAAATCATGGCCTTATCCATTTTTAAATCTTGCTACCGAACTACAGagtacagacttttttttttcagaaaggagggagggaaggaaggaaagaaggaaggcaggcagtgaGGAAGGAGGAGGGTCCTGGAACCCTGATCAAGAGGCTAATCTCCAGTGAAAAGAAATTGGCTGTGTCTGAGCAAACCTAGCGTGGGGAATTATTCACAGAACCCTCATATTCCACAGCACACAATTTGAAAAACCTTGATAATAGAGGTCATTGTGAATAGTCACACAAGAGATTATATACAAAGTTGAAACCACAGTAACCTTATATATAATAGCTCCCTCTGGCCCCAGATCAGAAACACAGTGAGTCTCCACCAAGTTGGCACTGTTACTTTCTCATCTTTAACTGGATTAAAACTGCTGTGACCAACCACTGAGAACAAGCTTTCTGGCTAGCCATCAAAAGGCTTCAATGCTACTTTTAATTGTTTTGACCAGGAAAGCTGCTTTTACCACCTGCTTCCTTCCTGGCTGTATCATGCTCTTTGACCTTTCTTTGCAAAGAAGGAAATAGACTGAAATGTGGCTTGTTTATCTATATTcagagacaggcaggcaggttTTGCAACACTAAATCAATAGGAGATGGCAGAAGAGGAAGCTTAATGTATCAGTGGGAAACAAAACTTGCAAAGTTCAAAAAAGCAGCTCAGACAGATTTTGACTTGCTTGAAGAATGACACTGACCTAATTAATGGAATAATAACCCCCTCTGGCCTCTATATAAGACATCTTAAAGTTTGTAACAAGTCGGGTTACCAGATATGTGAACAAGCAGAGAAGGACATGAATAATTACAAAGGAGGACaagtggagggagggggaatgaAGATATACTAATTGTGATGTCCTTGACAAAAATCACAGTgagaaactgcaaaaaaaaattattatttagacctacatgtatatgaaattatattttcCAGCATCAGAAACATTGTtttttcaatcacaatatttttccaacaaatctttattttattgtatcaATAAAATTAACAATGTACTTTTCAAATTCCACTAGACTCATGTGATCTACAGACTATAGCAATTGTAGATTTGAAGGGGTTGGATAGAAGCTGATTGATGGAATCAGGAGATAAATTAAATAATGTAAATCTGAGCTGTCAAGTCTGTTGAGAGactagagaaagaaaaaactagaCAATGTACAAGTCACAATATGTGAAAATTTGAATGATTACTGTTGTGAAAACAATCTCCCCCTCAAAGAGGCAAGATAAAAAGCTggacaatatttaattttaaggcTAGACTTGCTAGACAGAGGACATGAGGATCCAAAGGAGTGTTTGCCTTTTGCTGGATTTTAACAAGCCTAATAACAAGGAAGCT
It encodes the following:
- the ISM2 gene encoding isthmin-2, with protein sequence MSKARGRAVLILSLLFLTTSLAAVQGLPLKKQRGPHPKETDYTLVEIATSPDVPSFKEEMPQSHRMQNLRLNGQVIPDQHKHHWPLQQASRNQLASLQPAEILPEEKTPFVLDLQSLTGLANVDLNAQNPNIQVTIEVVNDPQAEMEMDLLKETSNDWSLSSSDWLSHKDLFWPLFWEYTDPIEDGDDNLNIKSRDEEEEEEEEDYTSEYDEEEIVLSGVGGNWHQRWPNRKNWILKEKYNYDYEDEEDWSPWSSCSVTCSNGHQKRTRSCGYACTATESRTCELQYCPGEVGELASTTEETPSEAENATEILNADVDSCEKWLNCKSDFLNKYLSKVLSDLPNCPCSYPLEAVYNAVNLQDEQKGKNFRWQDASGPKERLDIYKPTARFCLRSMLSLDSTTLGAQHCCYDENTKLITRGKGAGAPNLISTEFSPELHYKVDMLPWILCKGDWSRYHAVRPPNNGQQCAVNPSEDEYLSQLQEAREY